A section of the Flavobacteriales bacterium genome encodes:
- a CDS encoding LptE family protein, protein MLLPLLVLAGCKVNYSFTGADIPAGAATYDVAVFDARAPLSTPRTAQVFTETLRDLLQAQTPLKLVREGGDLRYEGAITGYDVQPVSIQANETAALNRLTMTVSVTYTNSLDATRSSTFTVSRFADYDSAADLVTVEESLVRTISDQLVQDIFDRTLGNW, encoded by the coding sequence TTGCTCCTTCCACTGCTGGTCCTCGCCGGCTGCAAGGTGAACTACTCGTTCACCGGCGCCGACATCCCGGCCGGTGCGGCCACGTACGATGTGGCGGTGTTCGACGCGCGCGCACCGCTGAGCACGCCGCGCACCGCGCAGGTGTTCACCGAAACCCTGCGGGACCTGCTGCAGGCCCAGACGCCGTTGAAGCTGGTGCGCGAGGGCGGCGACCTGCGCTACGAGGGCGCGATCACGGGCTACGACGTGCAGCCGGTGAGCATCCAGGCCAACGAGACCGCCGCCCTGAACCGGCTGACGATGACGGTGAGCGTGACCTACACCAACAGCCTGGATGCCACGCGCAGCAGCACCTTCACGGTGAGCCGGTTCGCCGACTATGACAGTGCGGCCGATCTGGTGACCGTGGAGGAGAGCCTGGTGCGGACCATCAGCGACCAGTTGGTACAGGATATCTTCGACCGCACACTGGGCAACTGGTGA
- the secG gene encoding preprotein translocase subunit SecG, whose product MVVVSVLILIVAALLALVVLAQNPKGGGLAAGFTGAQQIGGVQRTADFLEKGTWTLAGALMVLCLVSTAVQSGGAAELDELDAPSEQVTAGDVAPEDVAPAQEEAPAQEPAPATP is encoded by the coding sequence ATGGTCGTCGTCTCCGTCCTCATCCTCATCGTGGCCGCCCTGCTGGCCCTTGTCGTGCTGGCCCAGAACCCCAAGGGAGGTGGGCTGGCGGCGGGATTCACCGGCGCTCAGCAGATCGGGGGTGTGCAACGCACGGCCGACTTCCTGGAGAAAGGGACGTGGACGCTCGCCGGTGCCTTGATGGTGCTGTGCCTGGTGAGCACGGCGGTGCAGAGCGGAGGCGCGGCCGAACTGGACGAACTGGATGCCCCCAGTGAACAGGTGACCGCGGGTGACGTGGCGCCCGAGGATGTGGCGCCGGCCCAGGAGGAGGCACCGGCCCAGGAGCCTGCGCCGGCCACGCCGTAA
- the groES gene encoding co-chaperone GroES, with protein sequence MATKVKPLADRVLVEAAAAEETTKGGIIIPDTAKEKPQRGKVVAVGSGRVAEDGKVTPLSVKAGDEILYGKYSGTELSYDGKDYLIMRESDIYAVLN encoded by the coding sequence ATGGCTACGAAAGTGAAGCCCCTGGCGGACCGTGTGCTCGTGGAAGCCGCAGCCGCCGAAGAGACCACCAAGGGTGGCATCATCATCCCCGACACGGCCAAGGAGAAGCCGCAACGCGGCAAGGTGGTGGCCGTCGGCAGCGGCCGTGTGGCCGAGGACGGCAAGGTGACCCCGTTGAGCGTGAAGGCCGGTGACGAGATCCTGTACGGCAAGTACAGCGGCACCGAGCTGAGCTATGACGGCAAGGACTACCTCATCATGCGCGAGAGCGACATCTACGCCGTCCTGAACTAA
- the groL gene encoding chaperonin GroEL (60 kDa chaperone family; promotes refolding of misfolded polypeptides especially under stressful conditions; forms two stacked rings of heptamers to form a barrel-shaped 14mer; ends can be capped by GroES; misfolded proteins enter the barrel where they are refolded when GroES binds): MAAKNIQFDIDARDRLKRGVDHLANAVKVTLGPKGRNVIIDKKFGAPSVTKDGVTVAKEIELKDAVENMGAQMLKEVASKTADAAGDGTTTATVLAQAIVTAGLKNVAAGANPMDLKRGIDKAVVAVVDELKKMSKSVGDDNAKIKQVASISANNDETIGALIAQAMEKVKKEGVITVEEAKGTETTVEVVEGMQFDRGYLSPYFVTNADKMEAELENAYILIYDKKISSMKELLPILEKAVQTGKPLLIISEDVDGEALATLVVNKIRGALKVAAVKAPGFGDRRKAMLEDIAILTGGTVISEERGFKLENADLSYLGKAEKISIDKDNTTIVNGAGKKADITARVNQIKAQIETTTSDYDKEKLQERLAKLAGGVAVLYVGAATEVEMKEKKDRVDDALHATRAAVEEGIVPGGGVAYIRAQKALEKMEGANNDETTGIGIVRRAIEEPLRQIVGNAGLEGSIVVQKVRDGKADFGFNARTEEYENLLAAGVIDPTKVTRVALENAASIASMLLTTECVISEEKEEKAPAHSHGGMGGGMDMM; this comes from the coding sequence ATGGCAGCCAAGAACATCCAATTCGACATCGATGCGCGCGACCGGTTGAAGCGCGGTGTGGACCACCTCGCGAACGCGGTGAAGGTGACCCTGGGCCCCAAAGGCCGCAATGTGATCATTGACAAGAAGTTCGGTGCCCCCTCCGTGACCAAGGACGGGGTGACCGTGGCCAAGGAGATCGAGCTGAAGGACGCCGTGGAGAACATGGGCGCCCAGATGCTGAAGGAAGTGGCCAGCAAGACGGCCGACGCCGCCGGTGACGGCACCACCACCGCCACGGTGCTGGCCCAGGCCATCGTCACCGCCGGTCTGAAGAACGTGGCCGCCGGTGCCAACCCGATGGACCTGAAGCGCGGCATCGACAAGGCCGTGGTGGCCGTGGTGGACGAGCTCAAGAAGATGAGCAAATCCGTCGGTGACGACAACGCGAAGATCAAGCAGGTGGCATCGATCAGCGCCAACAACGACGAGACCATCGGCGCGCTGATCGCGCAGGCCATGGAGAAGGTGAAGAAGGAGGGTGTGATCACCGTGGAGGAGGCGAAGGGCACCGAGACCACCGTGGAAGTGGTGGAGGGCATGCAGTTCGACCGCGGTTACCTGAGCCCCTACTTCGTGACGAACGCCGACAAGATGGAGGCCGAGCTCGAGAACGCCTACATCCTGATCTACGACAAGAAGATCAGCAGCATGAAGGAACTGCTGCCGATCCTGGAGAAGGCCGTGCAGACCGGCAAGCCCCTGCTGATCATCAGCGAGGACGTGGACGGTGAAGCGCTGGCCACCCTGGTGGTGAACAAGATCCGCGGCGCCCTGAAGGTGGCCGCTGTGAAGGCCCCGGGCTTCGGCGACCGCCGCAAGGCCATGCTGGAGGACATCGCCATCCTTACGGGCGGCACGGTGATCAGCGAGGAGCGCGGCTTCAAGCTGGAGAACGCCGACCTGAGCTACCTGGGCAAGGCCGAGAAGATCAGCATCGACAAGGACAACACCACGATCGTGAACGGTGCCGGCAAGAAGGCGGACATCACGGCCCGTGTGAACCAGATCAAGGCCCAGATCGAGACCACCACGAGCGACTACGACAAGGAGAAGCTGCAGGAACGCCTGGCGAAGCTGGCCGGCGGCGTGGCCGTGCTCTACGTGGGTGCCGCCACCGAGGTGGAGATGAAGGAGAAGAAGGACCGCGTGGACGACGCGCTCCATGCGACCCGCGCGGCCGTGGAGGAGGGCATCGTTCCGGGCGGCGGTGTGGCCTACATCCGTGCCCAGAAGGCGCTGGAGAAGATGGAGGGCGCCAACAACGACGAGACCACCGGCATCGGCATCGTGCGCCGCGCCATCGAGGAGCCCCTGCGCCAGATCGTGGGCAACGCGGGCCTGGAGGGCAGCATCGTGGTGCAGAAGGTGCGCGACGGCAAGGCCGACTTCGGCTTCAACGCCCGCACTGAGGAGTACGAGAACCTGCTCGCCGCCGGTGTGATCGACCCCACCAAGGTGACCCGTGTGGCCCTGGAGAACGCCGCTTCCATCGCCAGCATGCTGCTCACAACCGAGTGCGTGATCAGCGAGGAGAAGGAGGAGAAGGCCCCGGCTCACAGCCACGGCGGCATGGGCGGCGGCATGGACATGATGTAA